The window atatttttcctccaacaatatcaataaatcGAGTGTACGAATTACCcagcatatatataaatataatgtaacTGAGTTGTAACAAGTCGAGCCTTAATCTATGATGCAAGCTTGATCATTGTCTTTGACAATCATTTATGTTCATTGAACACATATGtccatttataattatatgcatTGTATATTTGTATAGGTATTATTGCAGCAAAATCATGAgcaaagaataataaaataattcacttGACAGCGAATTGGAGTATTACGTGCAACAACGCTATTTTTTTACGTTATTTATTCTATTGAAGGCGATAGAATGCAAATTAATGTTACGAAACTAAGCTcaaaaagtaagaaaagtTTATACTAGAAATATGTTATCACGATAGTTCcaaatacaaatgttgatAGTGTTTAACAGCAATGAACTAAAGACAATTCAAGAACAAGGATTTGACGTGGTTCGTCAATAGACTACATCCACGGAAGAACACGCACTCAATCTTTATTCACAATCGCAGTCTGGAAACAATACACTGAGATGAACTACAAGAATAGAAGCATAAGAACAAGACTCAATCGCAATATAAGAATCTTAGCAGCTACAAGAAACTGAACTCTCAAGGATCAGAATTCAGctgatcttcttcttctttctctcgTGTTTTTCACTCTCTGTGTCTTACCAGGATTTGcccttttccccctttttaGTTTTCAGATCAATGGCTCAGATTAGAGTAGCAATCAGATTCAATCCCCACTGTTGATGACTCCAAACTAATCTCCACCGTTGATGACTCCaactaaaatcaaaacccAAGCTGCCTTGCTCTTGTGAATTTCAGGGACATAACATTTCCTAACAACAAATATAAAGCAAAAATCGCAAAACAATTCAAATCCACCTCTAAATACAAGCCGACCCATACTAGCATAAGAAGCTAAAAAATTGACTGCCTTAATCCACATGCTTCCTGTTtccataattgaataattagaTATTACCTATCCCAAAtaacagatttttttttttttttttttgtggggGCTAAATAACGAGGTATTAAATATAGACTTTTCATAGTCCAATTAATGCGATTGATTTTGTTACAACAAAAGATTCAGTTAAATTACCCCTACGTAAGTTGGAAATTAATACCCCAactcataaaaaatatcatgacTCTTTCGCGATGATGAAGATTATGGCACAATTTTTTCTCTGAGATGAGATAAATAATAGATTAATGTTCTTATTGAGTTATCTattccttttttcatttcttgatcAGGACAACATTATACTAGGACGTATTTTAGATCATTATTGAAGCCATATGTCTAAGATAGTTGAATTCCTGATTTATGAACGTTTGATATTCAAAGTCAATTCATGCATCCAGTAAGCGAATATTGATTGAGAGATAAGATAATGTATTAtaaacttaaatattaatgaaaataccTTATAATCTGTATTTTAGAAATCAAGCTCAATTAGGGGAGAGGGATGGCAACTAATAAGAAGTAAGGATACAAGATTTTTTAGGGTTATACTGGCATGTAAATACGcaaaattttatacaatgTATCAATGATAAATCGTctataaaataatcacaaagttttaaaaaaaaaatcaactgtTCCATGATATATAACCAATTAATTTGGAGGAAAATTTGATGCTAAATTGGTGCACCTGTGTAAATTTTGGCGTTTTGAATGAATAGTAGCGTAAATATATACTAATGCAACCATATAGACAACTAAAcgacatattttttatttaagaaactaaaaataatagcacaaatttgatcaaatgtgacaattgagattttttaaaatttcatgatttgttcattcaaattttgaaagataaacaaaaatttaatcaaacttcGTGATTTTATAGGCAATTAACTCGATCATTTGTAAATTGAACACTTATAGAAAAGTATAATAATACATACACTTTCggttattatgattttatcacgaaattactaaaatactgaaattttattttaccaaaataTCATTCGATTATACATGAATTGACagaaaatttatgtatcttcatatcaatatatatccTTTTTGTATATTGAAAGTAAAAGTGTCAGCTTGAAcaaatttggtcttttttacaaattactaataataatcAAGAAATAATGGGAAAAtctgcaaaataaaatttgagatttgCCTAATTTGGAAGGAATAGACGAAAAGAACATGATTTATCAAGACTTTTGTTAAAGAAAAACTGTAATATAGAATTTGGCCAACCGATGCGCTTGCATTCAGTTAagatttgacattttttgagcatataataataatataattaacagTTATACAAGACTTTTGAGTTtcgaaaatgaaattattttattcttccaAAATCTTCCCATGCCCAACCgctaaaataattatatagtataattattttaataaagtaaataaaaacaagaaggtcaaaagtcaaaagaaaAACCGGAGAGCTCAATTTTAGTTCACTAATTTAAGTCTTATTGGAATATCTATATATAAGGCTTTCTGCGTGACTTTAATTATATCGTGATAGTAGTACTTTATAACTGTATTTTAATTCTTTGCGTTTATTTCGTTATATTAACCTTCCCGAGGGCAAAAAGTCTAAAACTGATCCATACTActatgatttattaaatacgAATGTAAATTGAGTCGGTgaatttattagtagtattaataaactaattatatataatttttggttCGATacaatgtaaaattagtaaagtaagagaggtaGATtagaaaaactaattaaaatattgttagtgaagaatgagtCACACCACATTGGAGAGAAAAGAggtttcaatataaaaaaatgcatattcttatgggacgaactaaaaaagaaagagtgcatattcttatgggacggatgaagtatatataaCATACATAATCTATATGGAGCTAgttcaaacaaaatactatattatgaaaaatttatagtaACTATATAGTATTTCACACCACGAAATGTCAAAGTGAGATCTTACATAAAATcctatttatctattttatccAACTGTAGCATGGTTGGCACGCGGCGTCACATTTTCAAATCGAACTCTTCAACTATTTGGTCCgaaaaatattcacttcacTATTTAACCGTTTcaatgaaacaaaaacaacgtgtgttttttatttgatgaaattgatgCCCGTGCccataaaataagataatattgTTCAACATGACTCAAAAATAAAGTCTATCTATTGTTTGTAAATTGCAACTAGACCTATATTTTGGGGCGGCCGCTCGATTTCCGGAGTGAAAAATGAGCTCTTGGCTTGAGTTTTAAGTAAAACAAAGATGCTAAGTACCAAACTTATGTTTTcctttcaaaataaattaatacatgGTCATTATCAGAAAGGGATAAACCCTATCGGTGTCATATTGACTCATTCTTATATCTTCAAGGAAATTTCACAAGTCAACATTAATTTACTAGCAATTCATTTTGTGGGTAGGTTGGTGCATGGAATAagattcttctttttttgtaaATGGTATTTTTGGAAACTTGTTTTAGAtgttaaaattcattaaacatatattttttaaattcaatttggatATAAGTAACAATACTAAAActatactccataatttattcaaatgatTACTTGgaatcttttttttcatttcattaaccGCGGATAGACTCACAAAAAGATcttcatataaatataggaaGAATATATATCGATCTGTATATGGCTATGattccaaatacaaaaaatctcttttattttctagcacagtttctcatttatatatatgttatgAACGTATACtatgttttacttttacttaTATAGGTATTTCATTTGATCAGTGgtagaaaaagaagaaaatatatgattacaatggaagatttaaaatattgatgtaCCAAAGAAAAAATCAACGATTGCATTCATCGGGATAATAAACAATTAGAAACCATCGCGTTTCGTAAGACCCACGGCCTACGGGGAAGGATTCAATCATCAAAGTTGACATTCAAATGAATATTCAATTGCCACTACTCTTCTTGATCTTCTATCATTATCATTCTTGGCCTATAAAAGGAAACCTCCTACCACCTTAGTTTTGTGTCTCAAAATTACCAACTCCCAATAATACtaggttttgaaaaacatTGCCCTTTTGTTTTGCTACGATGAAAATGAGATCTTTCTTCAGCATTACTCTTCTCCTATTAGCTTTTCTTGTGGCGGCGGCCGGTGCCAAAAAAAGTAAACCTCCCGTCAAGCCGGTCGGTCTAATACCAGACTACTATAAGGTTACCGGTACCTGTAAGCAAGCCGAAAAACTTGTGAAACAAGTTGTACAGGAGAAAGTACGAAATGATTCGACTTTGGGTGCTAAGCTTCTCCGCGTGCATTACCATGACTGTTTCGTTAAAGTAagtacactttttttttttaatcttgtaTTTATACTACAACTATTTCATATATGCATGCattaaactatttaattactaatgaAAAACTTGATTTGCGATTAAATTTGTAGGGCTGTGATGCATCGATACTTTTGAACACTGTGGGAACAAATCAATCCGAAAAAGATGCACGACCAAATCTGTCACTGGGTGGGTTCGAAGTTATTGATGAAATCAAGACTCGAATTGAGAAAGTTTGCACCCAAAGAGTGTCTTGTGCTGATATTCTCGCACTTGCCGCACGTGATGCTGTCTCTTTTCCGGTAAATTTgcgattataattttttaacctCCAACTCCAGATtccttttaattaaattctctAATTAAGTAGTCTATTTTTCAGTTCAAGAAGCCATTATGGGACGTTCTGACAGGCAGAAAAGATGGTAGGGTTTCCCTAATCTCAAATGTCAACGGCAATTTACCCTCACcattttctgattttgcaACCCTTCAAACCATCTTCTCCAATAAGGGCCTTGACATAAATGATCTCGTCGCATTGTCAGGTAACTAACTTACTTgatttaatgatttatttcattttatttttactatatttggtaaTTAAGCTCTACATActactaattcatttcacttacattttattataaaattaatatataaaaataggatgcacattctactaacatttttattttataaaataaaacaattacttAAAATTCTGCGTCagtcaaatatgagacatttaatactatagtttaaattgtgaaatactagtataagtgaataaataattatgagcGTGCAGGTGCGCACACGATCGGAGTATCGCACTGCGGCGCATTCTCGCGGCGGCTTTACAACTTCACGGGGAAAGGGGACGCGGACCCGTCGCTGGACCCTGCCTATGCGGAGTTCTTGAAGAAGCAGTGCCCAAACCCGGCGAGTCCAGCGACGGTGGTGGGCATGGACCCCAACAGCACACTCAGCTTCGACACGCACTACTTCACCGCCGTCAAGAAGCACCAGGGGCTTTTCCAGTCCGACGCCGCCCTGCTCACGAACGCCACCTCCGCGGACATTGTGCGCCGGTTCCAGTCGCGGGACTCGTTTTTCAAGCAGTTCGCCAAGTCGATGCTCAAAATGGGCGCCATCGACGTGCTTCTCGGAGATGCCGGGGAGATCAGAAAGGATTGCCGCTTCGTTAATTAATCCGGCCATCTCATTGTCAGGGATAAGTAATTTATTGTATTCAAATTTCTAATTGCTTTATACTCATTTGTCTTACACTTACTACTCACTATGTCTACATGTATTTGCCATCTAGGAATTTCAATGTGATGCAACTTTCATTTTCAGTGACCTTgcaaaatgcaaattaaatatgatcTATAACTCGCTAATTACAGACTGAATTGATATTAATCActaatcataatttatattaacGAATCATTGGACACAGTGAAGACTGAGGAGGTTATTGTCGattttagtactaataaatgACAAtcgatcaattttttttttatcattgtaCATATCATATGGATTTTCTTTACtaataaaacataatattaGTATCATCGGGGTCAAtgcacaaattaatttaaatataagaaGCTGAGTAGATTGTcgtaaaatgaaaatgaaccTTTGCTCCGAAATGGAGTGA is drawn from Salvia hispanica cultivar TCC Black 2014 chromosome 6, UniMelb_Shisp_WGS_1.0, whole genome shotgun sequence and contains these coding sequences:
- the LOC125193731 gene encoding peroxidase 24-like, translated to MKMRSFFSITLLLLAFLVAAAGAKKSKPPVKPVGLIPDYYKVTGTCKQAEKLVKQVVQEKVRNDSTLGAKLLRVHYHDCFVKGCDASILLNTVGTNQSEKDARPNLSLGGFEVIDEIKTRIEKVCTQRVSCADILALAARDAVSFPFKKPLWDVLTGRKDGRVSLISNVNGNLPSPFSDFATLQTIFSNKGLDINDLVALSGAHTIGVSHCGAFSRRLYNFTGKGDADPSLDPAYAEFLKKQCPNPASPATVVGMDPNSTLSFDTHYFTAVKKHQGLFQSDAALLTNATSADIVRRFQSRDSFFKQFAKSMLKMGAIDVLLGDAGEIRKDCRFVN